A single window of Fischerella sp. PCC 9605 DNA harbors:
- a CDS encoding pentapeptide repeat-containing protein: MKRLFLKRRGTQRLNAEARRVFSLRSSALSFAFLCVKGFLFVSVCVLFIFFFALPTSAQPERTPLTLELLQERVRTPTLREGNLTVDLRQMVIDLRPENAAFRDAFYQLLRKELQKTGSKPLGLDLSNSLIQGDFIGSDLGLRTPLYAQAIAPIFTSTEQEQLERLRVVCLRSLAVSLPTSKDCRSLLATPATASSEISVFRGSLVLEQTHFTGVVQFANTFFLQSVDAQGTIFNQQANWHETRFSRSVSFANTTFRGESQWQGSIFFDKANFKQTQFHENAYFQDSFFADIANFNQANFKQLAKFNRVQWQENADFSGVRFVDSAQFTKAIFNKFLLLTEAIFEQAVTFREAQFNQSVNLRGASILNQADFSDAGFAKEAYLNVTGLNFNSNQAKILGNSGQIGKKLVVSTLQGNQNVLRNLGQNFRQLQQITDANQLEYTKQQLRLAELSRRLVGININSASQKRLINIGFSPTQAKAIAHRRLIQPFRSTSELLTLADIDFETYTQVSSQVVVGEPLLLGGWLLQAWKWLTLSLLLLLSGYGTDFYLVFGVGIIAIAFFGLLFWLIDRCRRLYPVAIIPTVHETMWMLTSFSLLALFGIFAIFRTAEQPWLTLGCLLIIVVPVPMVLLLRLYQQGRYHDLMDVSYFTEDGSMRQLRLLIGRLPVIPRYEVFRERYMPLLWNRRWNWLNYYDFSLNNLLRLGFNDIRLRDQHLPGIITTLAWYQWSLGILYITLLLWTLSRTIPGLNLLIYLK, translated from the coding sequence TTGAAGAGATTATTTTTGAAACGCAGAGGTACGCAGAGGTTAAACGCAGAGGCACGCAGAGTTTTTTCTTTGCGTTCCTCCGCGCTTTCCTTTGCGTTCCTTTGCGTTAAAGGTTTTTTATTTGTTAGTGTGTGCGTCCTGTTTATCTTTTTCTTTGCCTTACCTACATCTGCACAACCAGAACGTACACCCTTGACTTTAGAATTGTTGCAAGAGCGAGTGCGTACGCCTACCCTGCGCGAAGGTAATTTGACCGTGGATTTACGGCAGATGGTGATAGATTTACGACCAGAAAATGCTGCTTTCCGCGATGCTTTTTACCAACTGTTGCGAAAAGAACTACAAAAAACTGGTTCTAAACCTTTGGGTTTGGATTTGAGCAATTCTCTCATTCAAGGCGATTTTATCGGTAGCGATTTGGGTTTAAGAACTCCTCTTTATGCCCAAGCGATCGCTCCTATTTTCACTTCTACTGAACAAGAACAACTCGAACGCCTGCGGGTAGTTTGTTTGCGATCGCTCGCTGTCTCTTTACCGACTTCCAAAGACTGCCGATCGCTTTTAGCAACTCCAGCAACTGCATCCAGTGAAATCAGTGTTTTCCGTGGTTCGTTAGTTTTAGAGCAAACTCATTTTACTGGTGTTGTGCAGTTTGCCAATACATTTTTTCTCCAATCTGTAGATGCCCAAGGTACTATTTTTAACCAACAAGCTAATTGGCATGAAACGCGATTTAGTCGTTCTGTTAGCTTTGCAAATACCACTTTTCGAGGTGAGAGTCAGTGGCAAGGTAGTATTTTCTTTGACAAGGCTAATTTTAAGCAAACACAATTTCACGAAAATGCATATTTTCAGGATAGTTTCTTTGCGGACATTGCCAACTTTAACCAAGCAAATTTTAAACAGTTGGCTAAATTTAATCGCGTGCAGTGGCAAGAAAATGCTGATTTTTCTGGTGTGCGCTTTGTCGATTCTGCACAGTTTACCAAAGCTATTTTTAATAAGTTTTTATTGCTGACAGAAGCGATTTTTGAGCAAGCCGTTACCTTCCGGGAAGCGCAGTTTAACCAATCTGTGAATCTGCGGGGTGCTAGCATTCTCAATCAAGCAGATTTTAGCGATGCTGGATTTGCAAAAGAGGCTTATTTAAATGTAACTGGATTAAATTTTAACTCTAATCAAGCGAAAATATTAGGTAATTCTGGTCAAATCGGCAAAAAGCTAGTTGTGTCTACACTGCAAGGAAATCAAAATGTCTTGCGGAATTTGGGGCAAAATTTCCGGCAGTTGCAGCAAATTACTGATGCCAATCAGTTGGAGTATACAAAACAACAACTGCGACTAGCAGAGTTAAGCCGCCGTCTTGTTGGTATAAATATCAATAGTGCTTCTCAAAAACGTTTGATTAATATTGGTTTTTCGCCAACTCAAGCAAAAGCGATCGCCCATCGCCGACTCATCCAACCTTTTCGCAGCACCAGCGAGTTACTCACCTTAGCAGACATTGATTTTGAAACTTATACCCAAGTGAGTTCACAGGTGGTGGTTGGCGAACCCCTGCTTTTAGGTGGGTGGTTGTTGCAGGCGTGGAAGTGGTTGACATTAAGTTTACTGCTGCTGCTTTCTGGATATGGTACAGATTTTTACTTAGTGTTTGGTGTGGGAATAATTGCGATCGCCTTTTTCGGCTTGCTATTTTGGCTAATTGATCGTTGCCGTCGTCTGTATCCAGTCGCGATTATTCCTACAGTTCATGAAACCATGTGGATGCTGACTAGTTTTAGCCTGTTGGCGTTGTTCGGTATCTTTGCTATTTTTCGCACTGCCGAACAGCCTTGGTTGACACTGGGGTGTCTGCTAATAATTGTTGTTCCCGTACCAATGGTTTTATTATTGCGACTATATCAACAAGGCCGCTATCACGATTTGATGGATGTCTCTTACTTCACAGAAGACGGTAGTATGCGGCAGTTGAGATTGCTGATTGGGCGGTTGCCAGTGATACCAAGGTATGAAGTATTTCGCGAACGCTATATGCCGCTATTGTGGAATCGTCGCTGGAATTGGCTTAACTACTACGACTTTAGCCTCAACAACCTCTTGAGATTAGGCTTTAATGATATTCGCCTGCGAGATCAACATCTCCCGGGAATTATTACCACATTGGCATGGTATCAGTGGAGTTTAGGCATACTTTACATCACCCTACTTTTATGGACTCTTTCTCGCACAATTCCGGGATTGAACTTGCTAATTTATTTGAAGTAG
- a CDS encoding zinc-dependent alcohol dehydrogenase family protein, translated as MKAVLMTAAGNLDVLQVQDVPNPGVPIGETELLVRLKAAGVNPIDTKLRKRGTFYPDRMPAILGCDGAGVVEAVGAAVQKFHVGDEVYFCNGGLGAHQGNYAEYTTVDERFVARKPTSVSFAEAAAAPLVLITAWEALYERGRLEPGESVLIHAGAGGVGHVAIQLAKLKGANVCTTVSSQDKANFVKQLGADYPILYKQTDFVQAVLDWTGGEGVDLAFDTVGGETFHKTFPGVRVYGDIVTILEPNANTVWKAARNRNLRISLELMLTPMLQGMVEAQQHQAEILAECAKYIDAGKLKIHVSHQFPLVEAAKAHQLLESGSMMGKIVLLISEK; from the coding sequence ATGAAAGCAGTATTAATGACAGCAGCTGGCAATCTTGATGTTCTGCAAGTGCAGGATGTACCAAATCCTGGTGTTCCCATTGGTGAAACTGAACTTTTGGTACGTTTAAAAGCAGCTGGTGTTAACCCGATTGATACCAAACTTCGCAAACGCGGTACTTTCTATCCCGATCGTATGCCTGCGATTTTAGGATGTGACGGTGCAGGGGTAGTTGAGGCAGTTGGTGCTGCTGTACAGAAATTTCACGTGGGCGATGAAGTATATTTTTGCAATGGTGGCTTGGGCGCACACCAAGGTAACTATGCTGAATACACTACAGTCGATGAGCGGTTTGTCGCCCGCAAACCTACATCTGTGTCTTTTGCAGAAGCAGCAGCAGCACCTTTGGTGTTAATCACTGCTTGGGAAGCTTTATACGAACGCGGACGATTGGAACCAGGGGAAAGTGTATTAATTCATGCTGGTGCTGGTGGTGTTGGACATGTGGCGATTCAGCTAGCCAAACTCAAAGGTGCTAATGTCTGCACAACGGTAAGTTCTCAAGACAAGGCAAACTTTGTCAAACAACTCGGTGCTGATTATCCCATTTTGTACAAACAAACAGATTTTGTTCAAGCGGTGTTAGATTGGACGGGTGGGGAAGGTGTAGACTTAGCTTTTGATACTGTGGGTGGAGAAACTTTTCACAAAACTTTCCCAGGCGTGCGAGTATATGGCGATATTGTCACGATTTTAGAACCAAATGCCAATACAGTTTGGAAAGCTGCGAGAAACCGTAATCTCCGCATCAGCTTAGAGTTAATGCTTACACCGATGTTGCAAGGAATGGTGGAAGCACAGCAGCACCAAGCGGAAATTTTGGCAGAGTGCGCGAAATATATTGATGCAGGCAAGTTGAAGATTCATGTGAGTCATCAGTTTCCACTGGTAGAGGCGGCTAAAGCTCACCAGTTACTTGAAAGTGGCTCGATGATGGGTAAAATTGTTCTGCTGATTAGTGAGAAGTGA
- a CDS encoding type II toxin-antitoxin system Phd/YefM family antitoxin produces MPKYLNITEARQHLLDLPDKLKDEPIIITKHGKPVMAALSFEQYESLLETLSILSDREFAPSLQESIAQAERGETIGWEEAKAKLGL; encoded by the coding sequence ATGCCAAAGTACCTAAATATTACAGAAGCTAGACAACATCTGCTGGATTTGCCGGATAAGTTGAAAGATGAACCAATCATTATCACCAAGCATGGTAAGCCAGTAATGGCAGCACTGAGCTTTGAGCAATATGAATCTTTGTTGGAAACCTTATCTATCCTTTCCGATCGGGAGTTTGCTCCTAGCTTGCAGGAAAGTATAGCTCAAGCAGAACGCGGAGAAACCATAGGTTGGGAGGAAGCGAAAGCTAAGCTTGGACTCTGA
- a CDS encoding type II toxin-antitoxin system RelE family toxin — MDSDTPQPSNTEYAIELTPLALEMLAGVKDKRQQQALSDRIDKLKTDPEKQGKPLVDKLKGYRSVRAVGQRYRIIYKVELEKVMVLVVGVGLRKEGDKGDIYTLMQKLLEE; from the coding sequence TTGGACTCTGATACGCCACAACCTTCTAACACAGAGTATGCAATTGAGTTAACACCACTAGCATTGGAGATGTTAGCTGGTGTTAAAGATAAGCGTCAACAGCAAGCTTTAAGCGATCGCATAGACAAGCTGAAAACAGATCCAGAAAAACAGGGGAAACCTTTAGTTGACAAGCTAAAGGGATATCGCAGTGTCAGGGCTGTAGGTCAACGTTACAGAATTATTTATAAAGTAGAGCTTGAGAAAGTGATGGTATTAGTAGTTGGCGTGGGACTGCGGAAAGAGGGTGATAAAGGCGATATTTACACACTCATGCAGAAATTATTGGAAGAATAA